The DNA window TGCGAGAGCATTGACTGGCAGGTATGACTTAAAATATGAATACCTGAGTGTAGTTTCCTTTCcttttggaatgatgaatgaTCTTGAAGCTTTGAAATGTTTTAAATGGCGTTGACCAAAAAAAGTGATTGACATGAAGCACGGTGTGTATTTATCAAATTGATATATTTATTTGCATCCACTTAACGTtggatgagttttcacttgttAAAGGTGTATTGGATCTATAACTACTCTAATCTTTAAGCTGTTACTTTTTTAAGAAGAATTGATCTCTTGCATCCTCTTGGAATAAGAATCATTTATGATCATGgttacaaaaataacaaaaaataaattgtGAATTATTGATATTAGTTTTGTTTCATAATgattttgataaaatgcttctaTAGCTTCTCTGATCGTTGACAGGTAATTGTAAAGTATCTTGTCAGTACTGAAACTTTGTTTTCTTGGTAAAAAGGTGGATGAGTTGAACAAGACAATTGCCGTTGCAGCAAGAGATCCTGCATTATATGGTATCAATGAAGTGGAGCTTGATAAAAGGAGAATATGGACTAGCAATGCTCGTTCTCAGGTATCATCGGACATATTATCATCGAGCGTATATACTTTACGTGTTGGTGCAGATAGTACATATGTTTTTTGGTTCATATTTATCACATCTCTGAAAAAATGTTGCTAACGGATAGGTGGGAACGGTAAAGAAATCAGTCGTGACTGGAAAGGAGTTGAATGGGACAAGCACTTCTAATGTCAATGGTATGCGGCATGAGCTTATGAGGATGCCCGATTCGCGTCAAACTGATAGGAACCAGTACATTGCACACAGTAACAATGATTTCATATCATCAGAATCAGATAGACAACTACTTCTGATAAGGTAATTTTGTAGTTTAAGAAATCTTGTTGATGACTAACTGGGGGCTCTCTATGTTAATATTGCTGCATTTATATGTCCCGCTGAGAAAGCATTTAATTCATCCTAAAGCTAAGAAAGCTTTGACGTAGATTCCTGCTATTTTCTGTGTTTGCGTATTCTCCATCTGATTAAAGTTTATGGAATAAAGGCGACAGGACGAGGAGTTAGATGAACTAAGCGCCAGTGTTGAAAGAATTGGAGGTGTTGGGCTCACAATACATGAAGAGCTCCTTGCTCAAGTAATTCATCTGTAAATTTTGAGTAAACTTTCTTACCCGCTTGGTAATTATTGAGACTGTAAATCCCTGGCTCTCCAGGAAAAAATTGTTGATGAATTGGGCACAGAGATGGACAGCACATCAAATCGTCTCGATTTTGTTCA is part of the Primulina eburnea isolate SZY01 chromosome 1, ASM2296580v1, whole genome shotgun sequence genome and encodes:
- the LOC140808344 gene encoding syntaxin-61-like, whose amino-acid sequence is MSSAQDPFYIVKEEIQDSIDKLLSKFHQWERMHSDSGEQLHLSKELLAGCESIDWQVDELNKTIAVAARDPALYGINEVELDKRRIWTSNARSQVGTVKKSVVTGKELNGTSTSNVNGMRHELMRMPDSRQTDRNQYIAHSNNDFISSESDRQLLLIRRQDEELDELSASVERIGGVGLTIHEELLAQEKIVDELGTEMDSTSNRLDFVQKKVAMVMKKASVKGQLLMILFLLVLFIILFVLVFFA